AACCAGATCCTCGGCCACCGCGAGCGCGACACGCGCAACGGCTTCACCATCCCGCCCCGGTTCCGCGCGGCCGACCTGGCAGCCATGGCGACCAAGCTGCCCTGGCTGCTGCGCCTTGGCCCGCGGCTGCCGAGCCTGACCTTCGCCAACTACCGGCGCGCCGGCGAGGACGGCGACATCAGGGCCCTGGCCGCGCGCATGACCGAGCTGCTCGACCCCTCCCTGTCGTGGCGCGACATCGACTGGTTGCGCGGGCTCTGGACGGGCCCTCTGATCGTCAAGGGGATCCTGCACCCGGCGGAGGCGGCGGGCGCCGTCGAGCGCGGCGCCGACGGCCTCGTGGTCTCCAACCACGGCGGCCGCCAGCTCGACGGCGCCGCCGCCACGATCGAGGCCTTACCCGCGGTCATCGCCGCGGTCGAAGGACGGGTGCCGGTGCTGATCGACGGCGGCCTGCGGCGCGGCGGCGACGTGGTCCGGGCCCTCGCCCTGGGCGCGACCGCCTGCCTGATCGGCCGCCCGCAGCTCTGGGGCCTGGCGGTCGCCGGCGAGGCCGGCGTGGTGCACGTCCTGGACATCTACCGCCGCGAGATCGACCGCGCGATGGGCCTCTGCGGCGTGACCAGCCTGAGCGGCCTCGGCCCCGACCTGATCCTGGGGGCAAGCAAGCCGAGCCGGATCGAGCTGCGTTCGCTAGCAAGCAGGAAATCCTCGGCTTGATCACGCTCCGAGTTGCTACGATGGTTCGGCGGTGACGGCGCGGCCCGGCTCGATCCGGGCCGCTTGCGGTCCAAGTTTGTGCCGAGAGCTCAGGTAGGGAGGGCGTGCCAGTGGGAGTCGACCTCTTCGCGGGCTCCTTGCAGCGCTATTACACCAGACACTGGGAGACTCCCGGCGGGGCCGCTGCGCGGGCCCAGGGCCTGGACTACCGCATGGCCTACACGCTGGAGAACGATCCGGCGCCGCTCGAAGAGCGCGCGGTCGCGGCGGGAGTCCGCGACTTCGCCAAGCGCCTGCAGCCGAAGCTCGAGCTGAGCGACGGGCCCTTCTGGAACGAGTCGCCGGATCTGCCCTACATGTCCCTGCGCCTGACCTACGAGGGCCTGGGCGCTCTCCTGCTCTGGACCGCGCAGCTCTACCGGCCCGACCTGCCGCGGCCGCTGCGCCTGCCCGCCGATCCCTGGCGCGCGCCGGCGGTCGCCGAGGCCGTCGAGGGCGGCTACTACGCCGGACCCATGGCGGTCTTCGAGGTCAACATGGTGGTGCCCGGCGGCGCGGAGCGGATCAGCAGCGAAGTCGATCCCCGCGGCCACACGCTTTCGGTCACCACCAGTGCCACCCTGAAGCAGGCGATCCGGGCGGTCGCCCCCAGCCTGCACCTCAGGGCGAGCTCCGCGGAGCGGATCGTCGAGGCCGGGCCGCCGCCGAGCGGCTTCGCCGTCGGCCGCCGCGGGCGCCGCTGGTTCGAGGTCTACAAAGCCAGGCGGCAGCGGAGCGAGCCGCCGCCCCCCGAGGACGAGGTCCGCAGCCTTGCGGTCTACGCCTTGTCCTGCTTCATGGTGATGAACCGCTTCGCGACCGAGCACGCGGTGCCGATCGTCCGGGACGACTGATATCTCAGGTGCGCCGACCCCACAGCGGCGCTGCCATGAAGCGGTCCCAGGGCGCAGTGTGGAACAGCGGCCCGGGGCAACGCCCGGGAGGTCTGGGCCTTCGCGCAGGACCTGGCCGGCCAGGTACTGAGCCAGGGCCCGATGATCGGAGACTGCGACACACTCGGCTCGATCCCGGGCGAGAGGATTGAAGTCCGCTTCACCGCCTTGAAATTTCCCGAACGCCGGAGCCGGGTCTACCGCCGTGAATTCTACTGAGCCTTCGCCGCGGCCACACTGGCCAGCAATACTCTGGCAAGCAAGACCGGGTATAGCTCCTCGGCAGCACGCCTCATGGGGGAAGATTCCGGTGGAAATTGCTGTTTCGGTTGTCGGCGCGCGGTCGATCTATGCCTTTGGACTCGTGATCGAGCGACAGGGAGAGACGGATCCGGTCATGGTCCTTCCCTTCAAGGGCGAGCAGGTGGAAGCCGCCGCGCCCTTGAACGAAAGGGAGGTCTTGGCGGCTGGCTCCGACGGCAGCCTCGCCGTCTGCGATGCCTCGACCGGGCAGGTCTTGCGTCGGGCCAAGTCGGAAGAACGCTTCCCGAAGCTCCGGGTTCTTCGCGGTGGCCAACGCTTCCTGCTTCTCAGCCAATACAAGCTCTGGGTCTGGTGCAGTGACCCGCTTGAACTCGAAACGCAGTTCAACGGATGGGTACGGCGGTCGAATCGCTGGCAGCTCTACGACTCCTCACCGCCCCCCGCAGGTGAAGACAAATCGGTGCTCGAACGCTGGCGCGAGGAAAGGCGAGCCTTGGAGTTCCAGCAGCTCGGCCTCAACCCCGAGTCCTTTCGTGAGTGCGCCGACGGCAAGCTGCTCATCGGCCGCTATTTCGATCTTCCCAGCGGCTCGTCGCCGTCCTACGGCATCTATCGGATCGATCCGAGCGACTGGTCTCTCGAGCCCTTCATCCTGCCCGAGACGCAAGCCGGTATCCTGAACTACTTCCGGGGTTTCAGTCCCTCAGGGCGCTATGCCATCCGCTCGGACTACCTGGCATTGCCCTACACGAACGGGCGCAGAGGTCTCAAAGGGCTCCTCGGCCTCGGGAGCGGCGACGGCTCGGAGGCGCATCGCGACGCGAAGTGGGACGGCAAGCTGCGATTCGGCCAAACGCTTGAGCTATGGGACCTTGCCGGTGAGCCGAAGATCGCGCAGAGGCCCATGGTCCGGATGATCGAGCACGGGCATATGCGCGGCAATACTCTCGGCGACGGTTTTGTCGGCGAAGATCGGCTTCTGTCTTTGGCGGAGCAGATCGAAAGGATCCACAACAGTCCAAACGGTACGACGGAGCTGGCTCGGTGGTTCGATCTGCCGGTCTCGCGAAGCCTGCGTCTGCTGCACGACACTGTACAGCAGGTGTACTGGGAGCCCGAGGAACGGGCTTTCTGGGTGCAGTTCCATCCTTCCGTCCTCCGCCGCGTGTCGCTCGAGGGCAACCTCTCGCCGCTGATTTCCTTTGCCCGCTGGTCGCATGAAGGCGACCCCTACGCCGGTCCCTGGCACGGATGTCGAGAGCTCGGCCTGGAATTCCTTTCGGACGGCCGTCTTCGTTTCGGTAGCCCCCGTGACGGCTTCGTCTGCTTCGATCCCGCGATTTGCATGGAGCAGGCTGGCGATATCCATGTCTTCGATGAAGACGAGGACGGGTTCGAGCCTCCACACGATCACGGCGCCGCCTTCGACGCCTTCGTGAACAAGGCCACGATGGTCGAGCAGCCGGTGGAGTCCTTCACCGCCGCCGGCGTCGAAGTGGCGCTGTCATCGTTGACTGAACAGGTCGAGACGCGGCTCGCCGATCTGATCTGGGGCGAGTACCTGCGGGTGCGTTTTGAACTCGACGGCGAGGATCTTTCGGAGGAGAGCTTCTATCAGAGGATCGTGGAGCAGGACCTCCCGGTCGGCGGTGCCCTGCGGAAGCTGATCCTGGCCTACCTGGATGGGATCGAAGGCGGCGAAGGGAAACAGCCCTGGTCGGAG
The sequence above is a segment of the Kiloniellales bacterium genome. Coding sequences within it:
- a CDS encoding alpha-hydroxy acid oxidase, producing the protein MSERPPSWKRRAYNVAALRELARRRLPRPVFDFADGGAEDERTLRRNEAAFEEIQLLPRPLEGAAARDLSLELFGHQLSLPVVIGPTGLSGLFWPDGERAAARAARAAGTAFCLSHGSVCTLEELAETGVAPRWMQVFVYRDRGLTREFVERAQAAGYDGLVVTVDNQILGHRERDTRNGFTIPPRFRAADLAAMATKLPWLLRLGPRLPSLTFANYRRAGEDGDIRALAARMTELLDPSLSWRDIDWLRGLWTGPLIVKGILHPAEAAGAVERGADGLVVSNHGGRQLDGAAATIEALPAVIAAVEGRVPVLIDGGLRRGGDVVRALALGATACLIGRPQLWGLAVAGEAGVVHVLDIYRREIDRAMGLCGVTSLSGLGPDLILGASKPSRIELRSLASRKSSA